A genome region from Arthrobacter sp. V1I9 includes the following:
- a CDS encoding GAF and ANTAR domain-containing protein yields MTVDVADTSSTALKADGGRRATPGSAGLEPWHEPSGFLLDLVTGAATDVDSLRRLAETAAVALTGYIGVQIDCAATLTPPQGAPIRAANNGRAAALAGVEEDLDDGPLAQAMEAGSPVVVEADGGTPLWWQDYRRRCLDAGYGEVLAAPVRLDAGMSCALAFFAPPEVRFVPEAVIQATWLAGVAGKSLRVALEVRSARAAGDNLKAVLESRTSIDVACGVIMGRNRCSYPDAFNMLAGASTRRGLQVREVAEGFLANLPSGAPGTRFEV; encoded by the coding sequence GTGACGGTAGATGTGGCGGACACCAGCAGCACGGCCCTGAAGGCCGACGGCGGAAGGCGGGCGACGCCGGGCTCCGCCGGCTTGGAGCCGTGGCATGAGCCGTCCGGGTTCCTGCTGGACCTGGTCACGGGCGCAGCGACCGACGTTGACTCCTTGCGGCGGCTGGCCGAGACCGCGGCAGTGGCCCTCACGGGGTACATCGGGGTCCAGATCGACTGCGCCGCTACCCTCACCCCGCCGCAGGGCGCTCCGATCCGGGCGGCCAACAACGGCCGGGCAGCTGCCCTTGCGGGAGTTGAGGAGGATCTCGACGACGGTCCCCTTGCCCAGGCGATGGAGGCAGGCAGTCCCGTTGTTGTGGAGGCCGACGGCGGCACTCCCCTGTGGTGGCAGGATTACCGGCGGCGGTGCCTCGACGCCGGCTACGGCGAGGTCCTCGCCGCTCCGGTCCGGCTCGACGCCGGAATGTCCTGCGCGCTGGCGTTCTTTGCCCCGCCGGAGGTCCGGTTCGTACCCGAAGCGGTCATCCAGGCAACGTGGTTGGCGGGTGTGGCGGGGAAAAGCCTGAGGGTGGCCCTTGAGGTCCGGAGCGCCCGTGCAGCCGGGGACAATTTGAAGGCCGTCCTGGAAAGCCGGACCTCCATCGACGTGGCCTGCGGCGTGATCATGGGCCGGAACCGCTGTTCCTATCCGGACGCGTTCAACATGCTGGCCGGCGCCTCAACCCGCCGGGGCCTGCAGGTGCGCGAGGTGGCCGAGGGATTCCTGGCCAATCTTCCAAGCGGCGCCCCGGGGACCCGGTTCGAGGTCTGA
- a CDS encoding GAF domain-containing protein, giving the protein MDGVDEETERRLELAATIGLDPRKLLPANRGRSQWSEFELDAYLHGALARPKLEPFQGADKPASPKKTRERAVSALGAAGSFLLTPERAEAERLESLRETDLLHSGAEESFDRIVAAARKYFNVGAASMSLIAEDAQYFKSVFGPLREETPRQIALCTATVERNSMLIINDTFKDRRFASNPLVVGEPHIRFYAGYPLHGPRGWNIGTLCIIDHKPRAFPPSEQQVLRTLAAIVQSYIDAQIS; this is encoded by the coding sequence ATGGACGGTGTGGATGAAGAGACGGAGCGGCGGCTTGAGCTCGCTGCCACGATTGGTTTAGATCCCCGGAAACTATTGCCTGCTAATCGCGGCCGTTCCCAGTGGTCGGAGTTCGAGTTGGACGCCTACCTTCATGGGGCCCTGGCCCGGCCGAAGCTTGAACCCTTCCAGGGTGCAGACAAGCCTGCCAGCCCGAAAAAGACCCGTGAGCGTGCGGTCTCAGCACTGGGGGCGGCGGGGAGCTTCCTGCTGACTCCTGAACGTGCAGAGGCGGAACGCCTGGAGTCACTGCGGGAGACGGACCTTCTTCACAGCGGCGCGGAGGAAAGTTTTGACCGGATCGTGGCTGCCGCCCGGAAATACTTCAACGTTGGTGCTGCGTCGATGTCACTGATCGCCGAAGACGCCCAGTACTTCAAATCGGTCTTCGGGCCTCTCCGCGAAGAGACTCCCCGGCAGATTGCGCTCTGCACGGCAACTGTGGAACGCAACTCCATGCTGATCATCAACGACACATTCAAGGACCGCCGTTTCGCGTCCAATCCGCTGGTTGTGGGGGAGCCCCATATCCGCTTTTACGCCGGGTACCCCTTGCACGGGCCGCGCGGCTGGAACATCGGAACCCTGTGCATTATCGACCACAAACCCCGGGCCTTCCCGCCATCCGAGCAGCAGGTACTCCGTACCCTCGCGGCCATCGTGCAGAGCTATATCGACGCACAGATCTCATAG
- a CDS encoding SDR family oxidoreductase: MRIAVAGGTGTVGRHVVEIARQRGHHAVSLSRSEGVDLVNGRGLDQALEGTETVIDVSGVETMSTKKAVDFYTNATQNLLAAEKKAGVRHHVALSIVGIDKATSGLYAGKLVQEDEVRHGGIPWSLLRSTQFHEFVPMVVKAASAGPLVLVPNMFTQPVAAREVAEALVNAAEAGPKGRLPDLGGPRAEKLADLVRAYLQKTGKRKRIVQLNVPGRMGKAMRKGGLIPKAGADVGRQTFQEWLETHHNK; this comes from the coding sequence ATGAGGATTGCCGTTGCAGGGGGAACCGGTACCGTGGGGCGCCACGTCGTCGAGATAGCGCGCCAGCGCGGTCACCACGCCGTCAGCCTGAGCCGTTCGGAGGGTGTGGACCTGGTGAACGGCCGCGGCCTGGACCAGGCACTCGAGGGCACGGAGACTGTGATTGACGTTTCCGGCGTCGAGACCATGTCCACCAAAAAGGCAGTGGATTTCTACACCAACGCCACCCAGAACCTGCTGGCGGCGGAGAAGAAGGCGGGCGTCCGCCACCATGTGGCGCTATCCATCGTGGGGATCGACAAAGCCACCTCGGGACTGTACGCGGGCAAGCTGGTGCAGGAGGACGAAGTCAGGCACGGCGGCATTCCCTGGTCCCTCCTGCGGTCCACGCAGTTCCACGAGTTTGTACCGATGGTGGTCAAAGCCGCCTCGGCCGGGCCGCTGGTTCTGGTCCCCAACATGTTCACCCAGCCGGTGGCTGCCCGGGAAGTCGCCGAGGCCCTGGTCAACGCCGCAGAGGCAGGACCCAAGGGGCGCCTCCCCGATCTCGGCGGGCCCCGCGCCGAAAAACTTGCCGACCTGGTCCGCGCCTACCTGCAGAAGACGGGCAAGCGGAAGCGCATCGTGCAGTTGAATGTTCCCGGCCGCATGGGCAAGGCCATGCGGAAGGGCGGGCTGATTCCCAAGGCGGGTGCCGACGTCGGACGCCAGACGTTCCAGGAGTGGCTGGAAACGCACCACAACAAGTAG
- a CDS encoding spherulation-specific family 4 protein, whose amino-acid sequence MDNLSVAVPGYVDPSDSRYWQSIIEAAPRVRDVIVNADSGPGEVVHEPYVQLIGTLRDAGVRVLGYVSTGWGERDAKEVYSEIDRWREWYGVDNIFLDEAAAVPEEVGTYADYSAAIHGAGGKVVLNPGLIPDRGYFEYADAIVTFEDSADHYFSTRTPQDWLQAETDTEVWHIVIDAPQDQFGGVVDRARQQGADKIYVTDDDAPNPYDRLPRYWSGQLDAATK is encoded by the coding sequence TTGGACAATCTGAGCGTCGCCGTCCCCGGCTACGTCGATCCGAGCGACTCCAGATACTGGCAGTCCATCATCGAGGCCGCTCCGCGGGTCCGCGATGTCATCGTCAATGCCGACAGCGGACCCGGGGAGGTAGTGCACGAACCGTACGTACAGCTGATCGGGACCCTGCGCGATGCCGGTGTCAGGGTCCTGGGCTATGTCTCTACAGGCTGGGGCGAACGTGACGCCAAGGAGGTCTACTCTGAAATCGACCGGTGGCGTGAGTGGTACGGCGTCGACAACATCTTCCTGGACGAAGCAGCAGCCGTTCCAGAGGAGGTGGGCACCTATGCCGACTACTCCGCCGCGATCCACGGAGCCGGCGGCAAGGTGGTGCTCAACCCTGGGCTCATCCCCGACCGTGGCTACTTCGAGTACGCGGATGCCATCGTGACGTTCGAGGATTCAGCGGATCATTACTTCAGCACGCGGACACCCCAGGACTGGCTTCAGGCGGAGACAGACACCGAGGTGTGGCACATTGTCATTGATGCCCCGCAGGACCAGTTCGGCGGCGTGGTGGACCGCGCCCGCCAGCAGGGAGCTGACAAGATTTACGTGACCGACGACGACGCCCCGAATCCATATGACCGCCTCCCCCGGTACTGGTCCGGCCAGCTGGACGCAGCCACGAAGTAG
- a CDS encoding Hpt domain-containing protein, which translates to MTTTTTSLHKASCPQPGATSGWISAPSSPTPLLDHAVLERLREDLSEYDVWRVFVQNFITALPLRIEKVRVALTTGDADGAMDAVLSLKTASQMVGAERLAALAADLEAAQREGIRVADPAVALPRLAVDYLHRIKQRAGQTSYALRTHLDTARQPRTINSQP; encoded by the coding sequence ATGACCACCACCACCACTTCACTGCACAAGGCCAGCTGCCCCCAGCCGGGCGCGACGTCAGGCTGGATAAGCGCCCCAAGTTCCCCCACGCCCCTCTTGGACCACGCGGTGCTGGAGAGATTGCGCGAGGACCTCAGTGAGTACGATGTCTGGAGGGTGTTTGTCCAGAACTTCATCACGGCCCTGCCGCTGAGGATCGAAAAGGTTCGTGTCGCGTTGACTACCGGCGATGCCGATGGGGCCATGGATGCTGTCCTCAGCCTCAAGACGGCCAGCCAGATGGTGGGCGCCGAACGGCTCGCGGCCCTGGCCGCTGACCTTGAGGCGGCCCAGCGTGAGGGGATCCGGGTTGCCGATCCGGCTGTTGCCCTTCCCCGGCTCGCCGTGGACTACCTGCACCGGATCAAGCAACGTGCCGGACAAACGTCCTACGCCCTGCGGACGCACCTGGATACAGCCCGGCAACCGCGGACCATCAACAGCCAGCCCTAG
- a CDS encoding VCBS repeat-containing protein, protein MFSNSVDRPEMPDGARRARRTARQPMTTTARRLAAVVSGALLAASLAPLAALPGSAATAGMGPVDPTNGFPTWYSDGNVRLQLCYEAGKGCLVEPPNPDLPASYPDNFPDEAFWFAAEASSGNLALYEAALEAAHANEAVINGDQMGFGRLRFRLDGLQAGQTYTITHPYGVHTFAADNLGEINQTLDQGACAPNETTACDWAGVGAGFLGDYRAGSTATFLTQVGAAAGTIGDINTARPVTGAPSGNNFVRVDGPDAGGPGVDTMTVSTFTVQGLIATDTEGGPSTPDLAAASDSGRSSADNVTNVTAPTLSGTLPAGVTGPVEVVVNGGAAQAATVTGSTYSVKLAPLAQGRHTVQARAGALTSGTLTFTVDTTAPAASVTAPFPSTPSADNTPTLYFSSPDPQARYECRLLPTNADWDPTCSSPKTWDAQFNGFFTFSVRATDTAGNTGLVANRNVQIGTGTGVTSVMKDFNGDGRADLVARDSSGVLWTYLGNGAGSFPNRIRVGAGWNVMNSISATGDLTGDGRADIVARDSSGVLWTYRGTGSGTFPTRVRVGAGWNTMKNISAANDVTGDGRNDLLATDSQGVLWSYAGNNNGTFPSRLSAGAGWGALAVSAAGDLNRDGKADLVARDASGVLWSYMGSGAGTFPTRVSAGAGWNTMNAISGAADLNGDGRDDLVARDTSGVLWSYLGNGAGTFPNRLRVGGGWNVMNALS, encoded by the coding sequence ATGTTTTCCAATTCTGTTGACCGGCCCGAGATGCCAGACGGAGCGCGCCGCGCCCGCCGGACAGCCCGCCAGCCAATGACCACAACCGCCCGCCGTCTTGCCGCCGTGGTCTCCGGCGCGCTGCTGGCCGCATCGCTTGCACCGCTCGCTGCCCTGCCAGGCAGCGCTGCCACAGCCGGCATGGGGCCCGTGGATCCGACAAACGGGTTTCCCACCTGGTATTCGGACGGGAACGTCCGGCTGCAGCTCTGCTACGAAGCAGGGAAGGGATGCCTTGTGGAGCCGCCCAACCCAGACCTGCCTGCTTCCTACCCGGACAACTTCCCTGACGAAGCCTTCTGGTTCGCAGCTGAGGCCTCCAGCGGCAACCTGGCCCTGTATGAAGCCGCTCTCGAAGCAGCACATGCCAACGAAGCCGTGATCAACGGCGATCAGATGGGCTTCGGCCGGCTGCGGTTCCGGCTGGACGGGCTTCAGGCCGGACAGACCTACACCATCACCCACCCGTACGGGGTCCACACCTTCGCGGCCGACAACCTCGGGGAAATCAACCAGACCCTCGACCAGGGCGCTTGCGCCCCCAACGAGACGACGGCCTGCGACTGGGCAGGCGTCGGCGCCGGCTTCCTGGGAGATTACCGCGCCGGTTCAACAGCCACGTTCCTTACGCAGGTCGGTGCAGCTGCCGGCACCATCGGCGACATCAACACCGCGCGGCCCGTCACTGGCGCTCCCTCGGGCAATAACTTCGTCCGGGTTGACGGACCCGACGCCGGTGGACCAGGCGTTGACACGATGACGGTCAGCACCTTTACCGTCCAGGGCCTCATCGCCACGGACACCGAAGGCGGTCCCTCGACGCCGGACCTGGCCGCAGCCAGCGACAGTGGCCGCTCCTCAGCGGACAACGTCACCAACGTGACCGCCCCGACCCTGTCCGGCACCCTGCCGGCGGGTGTGACAGGGCCGGTTGAGGTAGTGGTCAACGGCGGCGCAGCCCAGGCAGCAACGGTTACCGGTTCCACGTACTCCGTGAAGCTGGCACCGCTTGCCCAGGGACGCCACACCGTCCAGGCCCGCGCCGGAGCCCTGACCTCCGGCACACTCACCTTCACCGTGGACACGACGGCGCCTGCGGCGTCAGTGACGGCTCCGTTCCCGTCCACGCCCAGCGCGGACAACACTCCGACGCTGTACTTCAGCAGCCCTGATCCGCAGGCACGGTACGAATGCAGGTTGCTGCCCACCAACGCCGACTGGGACCCCACCTGCTCGTCACCGAAGACCTGGGACGCCCAGTTCAACGGCTTCTTCACCTTCAGCGTCCGCGCGACGGACACGGCCGGAAACACTGGCCTTGTCGCCAACCGGAACGTCCAAATCGGTACGGGCACAGGCGTCACCAGCGTCATGAAGGACTTCAACGGTGACGGGCGCGCTGATCTCGTGGCACGCGACTCCAGCGGAGTGCTGTGGACCTACCTCGGAAACGGCGCAGGCAGCTTCCCCAACCGGATCAGGGTCGGCGCCGGCTGGAACGTCATGAACTCCATCAGCGCAACCGGCGACCTCACCGGTGACGGCCGTGCTGACATCGTGGCCCGGGACTCCAGCGGAGTGTTGTGGACCTACCGCGGCACCGGCTCTGGCACCTTCCCCACCAGGGTTCGCGTTGGGGCAGGCTGGAACACCATGAAGAACATCAGCGCAGCCAATGATGTTACGGGTGACGGACGGAATGACTTGCTGGCCACCGACTCCCAGGGTGTCCTGTGGAGCTACGCCGGCAACAACAACGGCACCTTCCCGTCCCGCCTCAGCGCCGGCGCAGGTTGGGGCGCCTTGGCGGTCAGCGCCGCCGGTGACCTCAACCGGGACGGCAAGGCCGACCTGGTTGCACGGGACGCCAGCGGAGTCCTCTGGTCCTACATGGGCAGCGGCGCCGGCACCTTCCCCACCCGGGTCAGTGCAGGCGCAGGCTGGAACACCATGAACGCCATTAGCGGCGCTGCAGACCTCAACGGCGACGGACGTGACGACCTCGTGGCCCGCGACACCAGCGGAGTTCTCTGGTCCTACCTGGGCAACGGCGCCGGCACGTTCCCCAACCGGCTCCGGGTGGGCGGCGGCTGGAACGTCATGAACGCACTCAGCTAA